The region CTGGTGGCACATTGATTTTGTCACCTGTGCAATCTTTTGCAACATTGATTCCACCGGCAATGGTCAGTGGCTCATAAACAGCCTCCGTACGTGTGAAATCCCTGCCTTCAACAGAGTCATAGAAACCTTTTTTTGCACCCCTGGGTGCGAAATAGACGATTGGTTTTTCATTTTCATCCATCTCTGAAGTTACAGAGTCGATCATATCAACCTTTGAGCGGACAAAATTCTCCAGCTCATCAGCTCGCTCTTGTTTATCCAGTACTTCACCCATCAACTGGATATGGTCATAAGTTTCTTCAAATGTAAACCCTGTACCTGCATCCACACAGGGGGAACCCACTTTTTCTTCAATTGTATCACCTCTATTGTACCAGGGCGCGTCAAAAATCACGTCGGGTTGGAGAAGGGCCATTGTCTCATAATCAATTTCCCTGCGGGTATTTGTTTCAGGGAAATCATCAAGCTGTCCGCCTCCATATATCTGTAGGGATTTCCATGCATCTGTGGCAACCTTTTCACCGTTTGAATCCCGCGGAAGGATACATCCATCTCGTGTACATTCATCGGTTGCAACCATTTTATCAAGCTCACCAAGGGCAATTACAATTCTGGAATTATCAGGATTGGTTGTAATAATCCGTTCCACAGGCCTGTGGAAAGTAACCTGCCTGTCATGTGTATCAGTAACTGTTTTCGGTTTACCTTCCCAGAAAGTCAATATATATGAAGCATCCCCGACATCATCGAGAGTATAGGAACTCTCTTCAAGCATGTAGTCACAAACTGCATCTGAAACTTCCTTTTCTGTAAGTAAACCATCACCATTATCACATGGTAGAGCTGTAGCTGCAGAAGCTGTAGGTATTATTGATATGATTAAAGCAAGCAGTAATATTCCAATACACAATGTAAATTTAGGTTTCATTCCTGATCACCTCCTGAATTACGTTTTCCAAAAACAAATAAACCAGCAACAAGTGACATTAAAGTAAGAAAAGTGCCAAAACCGGGTGTTTGTGAAGCGGTACTTTCAGTACCAGATGAAGGACCTGAACTTTGCGTGTTTGCCGCTGCATAGGGATCTGTGACCGGAGTCCATCGTTCCTTTCCTTCATTAAGTTCCTGAGTCTGGAACAACATGTCAACCCAGTATCCTTCAAACCCGTCTGAATCCCCTTCAGATGATATTACATTATAGACGATTTCATTTTCATCAATTACATTGAAGGCGATTTTTCCAGCACCCCTGTCAACTTTAAAGTATTCAGCGTCTGAAATATCCTCGTCGTTATTCGGGAATGTAAAACCCGGTGGTATAGTTTCCACAACACCTGCTACGAAAGGTTTTTCTCCCGTAATATCCAGCTTGATTTCAGTTAGCTCTCCGGCTGAAATCGTTTCAGGAACATGACGTTCAACATCCGTTACTTCACCGTCTGCAGCAAGGCAGACAGGTGATGATAATAAACCAATAGCTAGTAACAGAATTGCACATATCGTGATCTTTTTAATATTCATTTAAATACACCTCATAAATACACTTTATCTGGATTTTTGTTCTTCTGTTTGCAACTGCCACCAGAG is a window of Methanohalophilus mahii DSM 5219 DNA encoding:
- a CDS encoding ABC transporter substrate-binding protein, yielding MKPKFTLCIGILLLALIISIIPTASAATALPCDNGDGLLTEKEVSDAVCDYMLEESSYTLDDVGDASYILTFWEGKPKTVTDTHDRQVTFHRPVERIITTNPDNSRIVIALGELDKMVATDECTRDGCILPRDSNGEKVATDAWKSLQIYGGGQLDDFPETNTRREIDYETMALLQPDVIFDAPWYNRGDTIEEKVGSPCVDAGTGFTFEETYDHIQLMGEVLDKQERADELENFVRSKVDMIDSVTSEMDENEKPIVYFAPRGAKKGFYDSVEGRDFTRTEAVYEPLTIAGGINVAKDCTGDKINVPPEQIIAWEPDVIFVAWSSTSALGEPSGSDFVMETPELGEIPAVENEQVYDCIYPYCRGRPLDRSLLNMMYMAKRLHPEKFSHIDMENEGNEIYEQILGIDGLFTEFAEYQPFLKEVY